The sequence ATGGTCAGTTCTACCGCTTGCGGTGAGAGACGCTGGGTTTGGCCTCCTAATTGGCGCGATCGCGCTTGCAAACTTCCTAACCAGTCTTCCACATCCGCTTGACTAAAGTTGGTTAATTGTTGACCTAATTCAATATGCTGAACAATTTCACCGCGATGTAATCCGTAAAAGTTAATTCCCACATCGTAGTGAACACAGCCCGAGAGCAACAGAGGGAGTACCAAAAGTAATAAGCGTTTCCAAGCAGAATTGATCATAAGGCAGCAGCGACATATTGATAAAACAGGTTGTTTCTTTGAGAACGGCGATGACCTCAGCGCGGAATTCAGCTTCCCGACAATTTGTCAAGTTAAGTTAAAATCTTGTCTGCACTTTTCACAAGAATTGATCAGGTTTCACCGTTTTCGCTCTTGTAGTTTTTTGTAAACGGCTTTGAGATCGACGTTATGGTAAGACATTGCAACTAAAGTATGATAAAGCAGATCGGCTACTTCTGACGCGATCGCGCTTTCATCATCATCTTTACACGCCATCACCACTTCTGAGGCTTCTTCACCAATTTTCTTGAGAATTTTATTATCCCCCCCTGCCATCAGTTTACAGGTATAGGAATCAGGATTGGGGTGATCGCGACGGTCAGAGATCACTTCATATAGCCCTGATAGCGTATCTGCTGGCGGTGCTGCTTTACTCCCATCCACTTGATGGAAACAGGATCGTTCTCCCGTATGACAAGCAATCTCTCCAACTTGTTCGACCGTAATCAAAAGCGTATCACTATCACAGTCGTAGCGCATTGCCTTCACATTTTGCAAGTGTCCCGAAGTTTCTCCTTTATGCCATAATTCTTGGCGCGATCGACTCCAAAACCAAGTTTCTCCTGTGTCTAAGGTTTTCTGCAAGGAGGTTTCATTCATCCACGCCATCATCAAAACTGTACCATCCAAATAATCTTGGATAATAGCGGGAACTAATCCTTGTTCGTTGTAGCAGATTTGATCAACAGGAATGGCTTGGGAAAAATCAGTCATCGTTGCTAGTTGGGAGTTTTGCAGTGAAATTATAGCATTGACCTGAAAATTATTTCTCAACTGAAGATGCGATAATCCTTAAGGACGTAAATAACAATTGACTTATGGATTTAAAATCATTAATTCGCGATATTCCCGACTTTCCGAAGCCAGGCATTGTTTTTCGCGATATTACGACTTTACTGCGCGATCGCGCGGGACTTCGCTACACTGTAGAAACCTTTGAAAGTAAATTCCGATCCGCAAACCTGATTCCAGATTATGTGATTGGTATTGAATCCCGAGGCTTTTTATTTGGTCCGACTCTCGCCTATCAATTTGGGGCGGGTTTTGTTCCCGTGCGTAAACCTGGAAAACTTCCTGCTGCGGTGCATAGTATTGAATATGATTTAGAATATGGTACAGATAAGCTAGAAATGCACCAAGATGCCCTCCCTGCGAACTCGAAAGTGATTATTGTTGATGATTTAATTGCCACAGGGGGAACAGCCAAAGCAACAGCAGACTTGATCGACAAAATTGGCTGCGAACTCCTCGGCTTCGGATTTGTTATTGAACTGAAAGGCTTAGAGGGGCGGAAAAAACTTCCTGAAGTTCCACTGATTACACTAGTTGACTATTAGTTTTGAAAAGGGGGAAAGGAACAAAAAACCAATTCTTCCCCTTTTCTGAGCTAATTTCGTTTCTGAACTGGTCACTATCAAATTCCCGTTCCGTGGAGAAATTCTTGAATCTCGCGATCTTCAATTCGACATTGAGGAGATTTTTCTTGGGAATCTGTTGCAGAGACGACAGAAGCAGTCCAAGTTTGTTGACGTTGCAAGGTTTGGACTTCCTGTTCTAGGGATTCAATGCGATCCACTAACGCCCGAATCACATTCGCTTCTGAGTCAGGGAGACTACCGTGTTCTAATGGGTCAACACGAGTTCCCGAACGATAAACGACGCGACCTGGTACGCCAACAACGGTGCAGTTGGAAGGGACATCACGTAGCACAACTGATCCTGCTCCGATGCGAACATTGTTCCCAATCTGAAGATTACCGAGAACTTTTGCACCCGCACCAACTACCACATTTTCGCCAAGGGTAGGATGACGCTTACCACTTTCTTTTCCTGTCCCCCCAAGGGTTACGCCTTGATAAATCAGCGCATAATCACCAATAATCGTTGTTTCCCCAATCACGACTCCCATTCCGTGGTCGATGAATACCCCCTTTCCCATTTGTGCACCGGGGTGAATTTCAATTCCTGTAATAAAACGAGATAATTGGGAAATGAGACGTGGAATTAAAGGTAGCCCGATGCGATAAAGCCAATGGGCAAACCGATGAGATAAGATGGCTTGTAAACCTGGGTAACAAGTGATAACTTCTAGCCAGTTGCGAGCAGCAGGATCGCGCTCGAAGATAATCCGAAAGTCTGCGGTGAGCGTAGATAGCACAGGTCTTCCTAAAATTTCGGTCTAATAGATCACTAAATATTCTATCGTTTCTTGTTCTATGTGAAAATCTTTCTTTTGTTTGAATGTTGTCAGTGTCATGCGTTCGTTGTTCTTCGAGACTTAACTCTAACTTTTACACTCGAACTCAATCAGAAATATATCCCTTATGTTTAAAATACTGACGTTCTTCTTAGGTCTAGTCTTGCTGAGTTATTACATGACTAATACTGTAATTTTCTTCCCTTTAGACTTATTTAGAGGTCTGAATGATGCTTTTGGTTACATCGTACTGACTTTTGGTATTGGGTTAACCATTTGGCTAATGGGAGATTAATCTCTGTTGAAACGGAGAGGGAGGGATTCGAACCCTCGAGGAGGCGTGAACCCCCTAACGCCTTAGCAGGGCGCCGCTTTCAACCACTCAGCCACCTCTCCAAGGTCTTCTCTTACAATTAGACAGACAATTTCTAATTGTAGCGGTTTAGTTTCTCCTTGTCAAAGAAATCAAGATTTAATTTTGTGAGCAGTGCGTAAAATTTGCCCCGCAAGGATTGCAGCACCGAAGCCATTATCAATATTAACAACGCCAATCCCCGCAGCACAAGAGTTTAACATGGTCAGTAACGGCGCGATCCCTTCAAAACTTGCGCCATAGCCAATGCTGGTGGGAACTGCAATCACTGGACAATCCACCATTCCCGCGACCACACTGGGGAGTGCGCCCTCCATTCCGGCGACCACAATCAGAACATTCACTTGACTTAAAAGTTCGCGATGACTGAGTAAGCGGTGAATTCCAGCGACACCCACATCCCACAAACGATTGACATTAAAGCCACACAATTCGGCGGTGAGGGCTGCTTCTTCGGCGACGGGAATATCCGCAGTTCCTGCGGTTAAAACGCCAATCTTTCCCGCTTGCGGGGGGGGAGAAGCGGTTTCAAGGACACAAATGCGAGGGAGGGGATGGTATTTGACCTCTCGGATCTGGCTTTTGATTTGACGAAACACGGGGGGATCAACCCGAGTTGCCATAATAACAGAAGCGGGATAATTCTCAGCGAAATGATTCGTTTGATCCCGCATCTTTATCATAATTTGTGCAATTTGATCTGGCGTTTTCCCTGGCCCCCAAATCACTTCTGGAAATCCTGTTCTTAACGCCCGATGATGATCCACTTTTGCAAAATCAGCAATGGGTTCAAAAGCCAGATGTTTCAGTTTTTCTTGTGCCGTTTCTGGGGAAATTTCCCCTCTAGCGACAGCATTTAAAAGCGTATTTAAGGCTTGCGCTTCCATTAATTATTCCTGACTAATTCTTAACTCTTCAATATTCCAGAATGTTCCGCCGAGTGCAGAATATTCGACTCCTTCAACGCGATCGCGCACCGCAGCTAAAGATAGAGGATTCACTAAATAAATATAGGGTAAATGTTCCTGTACAATATCTTGGGCTTCTGCGTAAAGTGCTTTTCGTTTGCTTTCATCTAACTCTCTCGATGCTTCAATATAAAGGGCTTCAATCTCTTTTTCCCATTGTCTCACTTTTCGATTTTCCACAGGTGTTGTTCCCTGTCGCGCGGATTGATTAAAGGTATGTAAATTGCCATCCGTTCGCCATAAATTAATCCCAAAATGGGGTTCATTCCCTCCTGTAAATCCTAATAAATGACATTCCCAATCGAGAGAATTAGAAAGTTTATCCACTAAGACATTAAACTGAATCGGTGTAAAATCAACCGTAATTCCGATTTTAGCTAAATCTTGTTTGATTTGGGCTCCCATTGCTTCCC comes from Halothece sp. PCC 7418 and encodes:
- a CDS encoding adenine phosphoribosyltransferase, whose product is MDLKSLIRDIPDFPKPGIVFRDITTLLRDRAGLRYTVETFESKFRSANLIPDYVIGIESRGFLFGPTLAYQFGAGFVPVRKPGKLPAAVHSIEYDLEYGTDKLEMHQDALPANSKVIIVDDLIATGGTAKATADLIDKIGCELLGFGFVIELKGLEGRKKLPEVPLITLVDY
- the larB gene encoding nickel pincer cofactor biosynthesis protein LarB, which encodes MEAQALNTLLNAVARGEISPETAQEKLKHLAFEPIADFAKVDHHRALRTGFPEVIWGPGKTPDQIAQIMIKMRDQTNHFAENYPASVIMATRVDPPVFRQIKSQIREVKYHPLPRICVLETASPPPQAGKIGVLTAGTADIPVAEEAALTAELCGFNVNRLWDVGVAGIHRLLSHRELLSQVNVLIVVAGMEGALPSVVAGMVDCPVIAVPTSIGYGASFEGIAPLLTMLNSCAAGIGVVNIDNGFGAAILAGQILRTAHKIKS
- the cysE gene encoding serine O-acetyltransferase; this translates as MLGRPVLSTLTADFRIIFERDPAARNWLEVITCYPGLQAILSHRFAHWLYRIGLPLIPRLISQLSRFITGIEIHPGAQMGKGVFIDHGMGVVIGETTIIGDYALIYQGVTLGGTGKESGKRHPTLGENVVVGAGAKVLGNLQIGNNVRIGAGSVVLRDVPSNCTVVGVPGRVVYRSGTRVDPLEHGSLPDSEANVIRALVDRIESLEQEVQTLQRQQTWTASVVSATDSQEKSPQCRIEDREIQEFLHGTGI
- the hisIE gene encoding bifunctional phosphoribosyl-AMP cyclohydrolase/phosphoribosyl-ATP diphosphatase HisIE; this translates as MTDFSQAIPVDQICYNEQGLVPAIIQDYLDGTVLMMAWMNETSLQKTLDTGETWFWSRSRQELWHKGETSGHLQNVKAMRYDCDSDTLLITVEQVGEIACHTGERSCFHQVDGSKAAPPADTLSGLYEVISDRRDHPNPDSYTCKLMAGGDNKILKKIGEEASEVVMACKDDDESAIASEVADLLYHTLVAMSYHNVDLKAVYKKLQERKR